The following proteins are co-located in the Spinactinospora alkalitolerans genome:
- a CDS encoding esterase-like activity of phytase family protein — protein MSMTTLSNRSIALGSAMLVSAALIAGGAATGTAHAEAPGVRLIGVHDLPRDLTVDGTTVGGLSGIDRHPRTGEYLMISDDRSTIGPARYYTADIEISADGVDAVDLTSVTELTRADGSAYPPYKESVDNPCTAPQAVCDRNGAVDPEELRVDPVSGRVWWSTEGTFKGETLLNPALRVSGDGRTVRTFPLPESFRFDPEGRSGPRGNLTLEAFTFIDGGARVTTALEGPLIQDGPEPTPQHGALTRITEHARSGAVTAQYAYPLDPVFAEPTAQDYMDNGVPAILSTGEDGHYLVLERGYSDGNGYSIRLFAVDTAGADDIRDVAALAGSPEVEPVRKTLIADLGDLGVDPVFNVEGMTWGPERPNGDRTLVMVVDDNFSDEERTQVIALAIA, from the coding sequence ATGTCGATGACAACCCTGAGTAATCGAAGCATCGCACTGGGCTCTGCGATGCTGGTCTCCGCGGCCCTGATCGCCGGAGGCGCCGCGACCGGCACCGCCCACGCCGAAGCGCCCGGAGTCCGGCTGATCGGGGTGCACGACCTGCCCCGCGACCTCACCGTCGACGGGACCACCGTCGGCGGCCTCTCCGGCATCGACCGGCATCCGCGCACCGGCGAGTACCTGATGATCAGTGACGACCGCTCGACCATCGGACCGGCCCGCTACTACACCGCCGACATCGAGATCTCCGCCGACGGCGTCGACGCCGTCGACCTGACCTCGGTCACCGAGCTCACCAGGGCCGACGGCAGCGCCTACCCGCCCTACAAGGAGTCCGTCGACAACCCCTGCACCGCGCCCCAGGCGGTCTGCGACCGCAACGGGGCCGTCGACCCCGAAGAGCTGCGCGTCGACCCCGTCAGCGGGCGGGTGTGGTGGAGCACCGAAGGCACCTTCAAGGGCGAGACGCTGCTCAACCCGGCCCTGCGCGTGTCCGGCGACGGCCGCACCGTCCGCACGTTCCCGCTGCCCGAGAGTTTCCGGTTCGATCCGGAGGGCCGCAGCGGTCCCCGGGGCAACCTCACCCTGGAGGCGTTCACCTTCATCGACGGCGGCGCGCGCGTCACCACCGCGCTCGAAGGCCCGCTGATTCAGGACGGGCCCGAGCCCACTCCGCAGCACGGCGCGCTCACCAGGATCACCGAGCACGCCCGGTCCGGTGCCGTGACCGCGCAGTACGCCTACCCGCTCGACCCCGTGTTCGCCGAGCCCACGGCGCAGGACTACATGGACAACGGGGTCCCCGCGATCCTGTCCACCGGCGAGGACGGGCACTACCTGGTGCTGGAGCGCGGCTACTCCGACGGCAACGGCTACAGCATCCGGCTGTTCGCCGTCGACACCGCAGGGGCCGACGACATCCGCGACGTGGCGGCGCTGGCCGGGTCCCCCGAGGTCGAGCCGGTGCGCAAGACCCTGATCGCCGACCTCGGGGACCTGGGCGTCGACCCGGTCTTCAACGTCGAAGGCATGACCTGGGGCCCGGAGCGGCCCAACGGCGACCGCACCCTGGTCATGGTCGTCGACGACAACTTCTCCGACGAGGAGAGGACCCAGGTCATCGCGCTCGCCATCGCATAG
- a CDS encoding Zn-dependent alcohol dehydrogenase, which produces MTTTVQAVVLPKAGTPPHIGELLLPAPGPGEVRVRLAAAGVCHSDLSLANGTLPQPAPAVLGHEGAGTVVEVGPEVSGVAPGQRVILNWAPACRACWFCRHDEPYLCEHALDGGRRSYATLSDGTPVHPGLGVGTFAEETVVPENAVVPLPDGIPLHTAALLGCAVLTGVGAVANSARVRPGESVAVVGLGGVGLAVLQGARLAGAGPIIAVDVSEAKKDLALELGATHFVPVTDDLGTEVRALTEGRGADHAFEVVGSSAAIRSAWSVTRRGGTTTVVGAGAKDDLLHLSALEIFHFARTLRGCVYGSCDPERDVPVLAGHVRDGAIDLGTMVTDEITLGEVPDAFQRMLEGRGARSLIRFDRS; this is translated from the coding sequence ATGACCACGACCGTCCAGGCTGTCGTTCTGCCGAAGGCGGGAACACCGCCCCACATCGGCGAACTGCTCTTGCCCGCCCCCGGGCCCGGCGAGGTCAGGGTCAGGCTCGCGGCAGCGGGGGTGTGCCACTCCGACCTCTCCCTGGCCAACGGCACGCTCCCCCAGCCGGCCCCGGCCGTGCTCGGGCACGAGGGGGCGGGCACCGTGGTCGAGGTGGGCCCGGAGGTGAGCGGCGTGGCCCCGGGGCAGCGGGTCATCCTGAACTGGGCCCCGGCCTGCCGCGCGTGCTGGTTCTGCCGCCATGACGAGCCCTACCTGTGCGAGCACGCCCTCGACGGCGGCCGGCGCTCCTACGCCACGCTGTCCGACGGCACCCCGGTCCACCCGGGGCTGGGCGTCGGCACGTTCGCCGAGGAGACGGTGGTCCCCGAGAACGCCGTGGTGCCGCTGCCCGACGGCATCCCGCTGCACACGGCCGCGCTGCTGGGGTGCGCGGTGCTCACCGGCGTGGGCGCCGTGGCCAACTCCGCGCGCGTGCGCCCCGGCGAGTCCGTCGCCGTCGTCGGCCTGGGCGGCGTCGGCCTGGCCGTCCTGCAGGGGGCGCGGCTGGCCGGAGCCGGCCCGATCATCGCCGTGGACGTCTCCGAGGCCAAGAAGGACCTGGCCCTGGAGCTGGGGGCGACCCACTTCGTGCCGGTCACCGACGACCTGGGCACGGAGGTCCGGGCGCTCACCGAGGGCCGGGGCGCCGACCACGCCTTCGAGGTCGTCGGTTCCAGCGCGGCCATCCGCTCGGCCTGGAGCGTGACCCGGCGCGGCGGGACGACCACCGTCGTGGGCGCCGGGGCAAAGGACGACCTGCTGCACCTCAGCGCGCTGGAGATCTTCCACTTCGCGCGCACCCTGCGCGGATGCGTGTACGGCTCCTGCGACCCCGAACGCGACGTCCCCGTTCTGGCCGGCCACGTCCGGGACGGAGCGATCGACCTGGGCACGATGGTGACCGATGAGATCACCCTGGGCGAGGTGCCCGACGCGTTCCAGCGGATGCTGGAGGGCAGGGGCGCCCGCTCGCTCATCCGGTTCGACCGTTCCTAG
- a CDS encoding class I adenylate-forming enzyme family protein, whose amino-acid sequence MTDPTPRPLRSMAAVTAQLLTAGSPFEMERVPVAGTPTRVWKQAPPHMRAVLEGSLQHGDRPALVYGDERISHAEYFRRAATLARRLADDYGVVKGDRVAIAMRNYPEWVVSFFAAASIGAIVVPLNAWWVASELEFGLSDSGAKVLIADGERLEALADVLPGLDVATIAARCDTEPPAGVRTWCEVLGEVSEDAALPDVELHPDDPATIFYTSGTTGLPKGALGSHRNLVSNIVSASYVRARTFMRVGFEFDDVLALADQLPPSVILCVVPLFHATGAQTVMLPTFAGGGTLVLMYRWNAEKALELVEREQVTGITGVPSMLSEMLASPRLAEHDVSSLTTLGSGGAPAAPALVARAQERLHESLLLGSGYGLTECSALATTNGGPDYLLRPDSVGVPVAVVDIKIVDPVGTELPPGEVGEVWIRGPGIVHGYWNRPDASAEAITDGWLHTGDLGRLDEEGFVYIVDRAKDMIIRGGENVYCAEVEAAIHEHPAVADVAVVGVAHEVLGEEVGAVVRLLPDGSLEEAELRAFLAGRLAAFKIPAHIRMSDSDLPRNAAGKLLKKQLRETFRVPAP is encoded by the coding sequence ATGACAGACCCCACCCCGCGCCCCCTGCGTTCGATGGCCGCGGTCACCGCCCAGCTCCTCACCGCCGGCAGTCCCTTCGAAATGGAGCGCGTCCCGGTCGCGGGCACGCCGACCCGCGTCTGGAAGCAGGCGCCACCGCACATGCGGGCCGTGCTGGAGGGCAGCCTCCAGCACGGCGACCGCCCGGCGCTCGTCTACGGCGACGAGCGGATCTCGCACGCCGAGTACTTCCGGCGGGCCGCGACGCTGGCCCGGCGGCTGGCCGACGACTACGGCGTGGTCAAGGGCGACCGAGTGGCGATCGCCATGCGCAACTACCCCGAGTGGGTGGTCTCGTTCTTCGCCGCGGCGAGCATCGGCGCGATCGTGGTCCCGTTGAACGCCTGGTGGGTCGCGAGCGAGCTGGAATTCGGGCTGAGCGACAGCGGGGCCAAGGTGCTCATCGCCGACGGCGAGCGGCTGGAGGCCCTGGCCGACGTGCTGCCCGGCCTCGACGTCGCGACGATCGCGGCGCGCTGCGACACCGAACCGCCGGCCGGGGTACGGACGTGGTGCGAGGTGCTGGGCGAGGTCTCCGAGGACGCGGCACTGCCCGATGTCGAACTGCACCCCGACGACCCCGCGACGATCTTCTACACCTCCGGCACCACCGGCCTGCCCAAGGGCGCGCTGGGGTCGCACCGCAACCTGGTCTCCAACATCGTCTCGGCCTCCTACGTCCGGGCCCGCACCTTCATGCGCGTCGGCTTCGAGTTCGACGACGTCCTGGCCCTGGCCGACCAGCTACCGCCCTCGGTGATCCTGTGCGTGGTGCCGCTGTTCCACGCCACCGGAGCCCAGACCGTCATGCTGCCCACGTTCGCCGGGGGCGGCACCCTGGTGCTGATGTACAGGTGGAACGCCGAGAAGGCGCTGGAGCTGGTCGAGCGCGAGCAGGTCACCGGCATCACGGGCGTGCCCTCGATGCTGTCGGAGATGCTGGCCTCCCCCAGGCTGGCCGAGCACGACGTCTCCAGCCTCACCACGCTGGGCAGCGGCGGCGCTCCGGCCGCACCGGCGCTGGTGGCGCGGGCCCAGGAGCGGCTGCACGAGTCGCTGCTGCTGGGGTCGGGCTACGGGCTCACCGAGTGCTCGGCGCTGGCGACCACCAACGGGGGCCCCGACTACCTGCTGCGACCCGACAGCGTCGGCGTCCCGGTGGCCGTGGTCGACATCAAGATCGTCGACCCCGTGGGAACCGAGCTGCCGCCCGGCGAGGTGGGCGAGGTGTGGATCCGCGGCCCGGGCATCGTGCACGGGTACTGGAACCGGCCCGACGCCTCGGCCGAGGCCATCACCGACGGCTGGCTGCACACCGGCGACCTGGGGCGTCTCGACGAGGAGGGGTTCGTCTACATCGTCGACCGCGCCAAGGACATGATCATCCGCGGCGGGGAGAACGTCTACTGCGCCGAGGTCGAGGCGGCGATCCACGAGCACCCGGCGGTCGCCGACGTGGCCGTGGTCGGCGTGGCGCACGAGGTGCTGGGCGAGGAGGTCGGCGCGGTGGTGCGGCTGCTGCCGGACGGCTCGCTGGAGGAGGCGGAGCTGCGCGCGTTCCTGGCCGGGCGGCTGGCCGCGTTCAAGATCCCCGCGCACATCCGCATGAGCGACTCCGACCTCCCCCGCAACGCGGCCGGCAAGCTGCTGAAGAAGCAGTTGCGGGAGACGTTCCGGGTCCCCGCTCCCTGA
- a CDS encoding SDR family NAD(P)-dependent oxidoreductase, which produces MRRASEAFRHLQRARHVGKVVLRVPRRVDPCGTVLVTGGTGVLGGLVARHLVAVHGVRRLLLVGRGGVGGAAGLVAELEGAGAEVEVRACDVADRDALAAVLKAIPDDRPLTAVVHAAGVLDDGVVTSLTPERVDAVLRPKVDAAWYLHELTEQMDLAAFVLFSSAAGTLGNPGQGNYAAANAFLDGLAHYRRARGLPGVSLAWGLWERRSGMTGHLDRTDLTRMRRMGMAAALTADEGLELFDAAVDGEEPHVLPLPLDLPALRARTADAVPPLFRELVRPPRRAAAGPDAGSAGDGPLRSRTEPPGARRGPALLDLVRAQAADVLGHSTPDAVEADRGFLELGFDSLTAVELRNRLNAATGLRLPAALVFTHSTPAALARHIGTLLPTPHADGPDERPEPARPSEDGIVSLFRRACRMGRTEEGIRLAETAARLRPGFGTAEEYGEPADPVRLSHGSDAPELICFPSLTMISGVQEFTRFATGLRGLRDVSVLPEPGFAEGEPLPATVDAVVDMQAEVVLRSRAGGRFALVGRSSGGWIAHAVTARLEDLGAAPSALVLLDTPLPGDAAVLPLLQAGITDREREFGIVDAAAVTAMGGYLRLFADWAPRPITTPTVLVRPARSVIGEPEAGGGRPAWERPHVRLDVPGDHFTMMEEHADATARTLHAWLSGTVR; this is translated from the coding sequence GTGCGGCGCGCTTCTGAGGCTTTCCGTCATCTTCAGCGGGCTCGGCATGTGGGCAAGGTGGTGCTGAGGGTGCCGCGGCGTGTGGATCCTTGTGGGACGGTGCTGGTCACGGGTGGTACGGGGGTGTTGGGTGGGTTGGTGGCTCGGCATCTGGTCGCGGTGCACGGGGTGCGCCGTCTGCTGTTGGTGGGCCGGGGTGGGGTCGGTGGTGCGGCGGGGCTGGTGGCGGAGTTGGAGGGGGCCGGAGCCGAGGTCGAGGTGCGGGCCTGTGATGTGGCTGACCGCGACGCGCTGGCCGCGGTGCTGAAGGCGATCCCCGACGACCGCCCGCTGACTGCGGTGGTGCATGCCGCGGGTGTGTTGGACGATGGTGTGGTCACGTCGCTGACTCCTGAGCGGGTCGATGCCGTGTTGCGTCCCAAGGTTGATGCGGCCTGGTATCTGCATGAGCTCACCGAGCAGATGGACCTGGCGGCGTTCGTGCTGTTCTCCTCGGCAGCGGGCACGCTGGGCAATCCGGGGCAGGGCAACTACGCCGCGGCCAACGCGTTCCTGGACGGGTTGGCCCACTATCGGCGGGCGCGTGGGCTGCCCGGGGTCTCGCTGGCGTGGGGGTTGTGGGAGCGGCGCAGTGGCATGACCGGCCACCTCGACCGAACCGACCTGACCCGCATGCGCCGCATGGGGATGGCCGCCGCGCTCACCGCCGACGAGGGGCTGGAGCTCTTCGACGCCGCGGTGGACGGCGAGGAGCCCCACGTGCTGCCGCTGCCCCTGGACCTTCCCGCACTGCGCGCCCGCACGGCCGACGCCGTCCCGCCGCTGTTCAGGGAACTCGTCCGGCCGCCCCGCAGGGCCGCGGCCGGCCCCGACGCCGGCTCGGCGGGAGACGGGCCGCTCCGGAGCCGCACCGAGCCGCCCGGCGCCCGGCGCGGACCCGCCCTGCTCGACCTGGTGCGCGCGCAGGCGGCCGACGTGCTGGGCCATTCCACGCCCGACGCCGTCGAGGCCGACCGTGGATTCCTGGAGCTCGGGTTCGACTCGCTCACCGCCGTCGAACTCCGCAACCGCCTCAACGCCGCCACCGGACTCCGGCTCCCCGCCGCCCTGGTCTTCACCCACTCGACCCCCGCGGCGCTCGCCCGCCACATCGGGACACTGCTGCCGACCCCGCACGCCGACGGCCCGGACGAGCGGCCGGAGCCGGCGCGCCCGTCGGAGGACGGGATCGTCTCGCTGTTCCGCCGGGCCTGCCGCATGGGCAGGACCGAGGAGGGCATCCGGCTGGCGGAGACGGCGGCCCGGCTGCGCCCCGGGTTCGGCACGGCCGAGGAGTACGGCGAGCCGGCCGACCCGGTCCGGCTCTCACACGGGTCCGACGCGCCGGAACTCATCTGCTTCCCCTCGCTGACGATGATCTCCGGCGTCCAGGAGTTCACCAGGTTCGCCACGGGCCTGCGCGGCCTGCGCGACGTCTCGGTCCTGCCGGAACCGGGGTTCGCCGAGGGGGAGCCGCTGCCCGCCACCGTGGACGCCGTCGTGGACATGCAGGCCGAAGTCGTCCTGCGGAGCCGCGCCGGCGGCCGGTTCGCCCTGGTCGGGCGCTCCTCCGGCGGCTGGATCGCCCATGCCGTGACCGCCCGTCTCGAAGACCTGGGCGCCGCCCCGAGCGCGCTGGTGCTGCTGGACACCCCGCTCCCGGGGGACGCCGCGGTCCTTCCGCTCCTCCAGGCCGGGATCACCGACAGGGAGCGGGAGTTCGGGATCGTCGACGCCGCGGCGGTGACCGCGATGGGCGGCTACCTCCGCCTGTTCGCCGACTGGGCTCCGCGACCGATCACCACCCCGACCGTGCTGGTCCGCCCCGCGCGATCCGTCATCGGCGAGCCGGAGGCCGGCGGCGGCCGGCCCGCGTGGGAGCGGCCGCACGTCCGGCTGGACGTCCCCGGGGACCACTTCACCATGATGGAGGAGCACGCCGATGCGACCGCCCGGACCCTGCACGCGTGGCTCTCGGGAACCGTCCGCTGA
- a CDS encoding type I polyketide synthase, with amino-acid sequence MLSESGPTGPGAAPASGEAIAVIGMACRLPGAADPDAFWRLLRSGTEAVTEVPAGRWEADGRWSPEGGRTGRPARRGGFLDHVDRFDAEFFGVSPREAVAMDPQQRLVLELSWESLEDARIDAGRLHGSRTGVFIGAIADDYAAMLRGHGQEAVTPHSMTGLHRGMIANRVSYVLGLRGPSLTVDTGQSSSLVSVHMACESLLREESELAVAGGVNLNIAAEATATAESFGALSPDGRCYTFDARANGYVRGEGGGAVVLKPLSRALADGDRIHSVILGGAVNNDGATDGLTLPGRPGQEEVLRLACRRAGVDPRDVDYVELHGTGTRAGDPVEAAALGAVLGDGRSAGSPLLVGSAKTNVGHLEGAAGITGLLKAVLSIAHRELPPSLNHETPNPEIPLDGLNLRVQCALAAWPERGRPPLAGVSAFGMGGTNCHLVLSEPPPPGRGDRPSPEDDRGAADSGAPAPLTLPWVVSGRSEAALREQAGRLRALVAADPGLRPVDVGFSLATTRSHFEHRAVVLAEDRAGFADGLDAIASGVPAPGAVLGEVGVGGADPGKVVFVFPGQGSQWVGMGVELLGSSPVFAEWMAACADVLAPYVDWSLVDVLRGERGAPSLDRVDVVQPVLWAVMVSLAGVWRSWGVEPAAVVGYSQGEVAAACVAGALSLEDGAKVTALFERGGPRGRCRSPPGTCGALLRLSVIFSGLGMWARWC; translated from the coding sequence ATGCTGAGCGAGTCCGGCCCCACCGGCCCCGGCGCCGCGCCCGCATCGGGCGAGGCGATCGCGGTCATCGGCATGGCGTGCCGCCTTCCGGGGGCGGCGGACCCCGACGCGTTCTGGCGGCTGCTGCGCAGCGGAACCGAAGCCGTCACGGAGGTGCCCGCGGGGCGCTGGGAGGCCGATGGCCGGTGGAGCCCCGAGGGCGGCCGGACCGGTCGGCCCGCGAGGAGGGGCGGGTTCCTCGACCACGTCGACCGCTTCGACGCGGAGTTCTTCGGCGTCTCTCCGCGGGAGGCGGTGGCGATGGACCCGCAGCAGCGGCTGGTGCTGGAACTGAGCTGGGAGTCCCTGGAGGACGCACGCATCGACGCCGGACGGCTGCACGGCAGCCGGACGGGGGTGTTCATCGGCGCGATCGCCGACGACTACGCGGCCATGCTGCGCGGACACGGCCAGGAGGCCGTCACCCCGCACAGCATGACCGGTCTGCACCGCGGCATGATCGCCAACCGGGTCTCCTACGTCCTGGGCCTGCGGGGGCCGAGCCTGACCGTCGACACCGGCCAGTCCTCGTCACTGGTGAGCGTGCACATGGCGTGCGAGAGCCTGCTCCGGGAGGAGTCGGAGCTGGCCGTCGCCGGCGGCGTGAACCTCAACATCGCGGCCGAGGCGACGGCGACCGCGGAGAGCTTCGGGGCGCTGTCGCCGGACGGGCGCTGCTACACCTTCGACGCGCGCGCCAACGGCTACGTGCGCGGCGAGGGCGGAGGGGCGGTGGTGCTCAAGCCGCTGTCGCGGGCGCTGGCCGACGGCGACCGGATCCACTCGGTCATCCTGGGCGGCGCGGTGAACAACGACGGCGCCACCGACGGCCTGACCCTGCCCGGACGGCCCGGTCAGGAGGAGGTGCTGCGACTGGCCTGCCGGCGCGCCGGAGTCGATCCGCGCGACGTGGACTACGTCGAGCTGCACGGCACCGGGACCCGGGCGGGCGACCCGGTGGAGGCCGCGGCGCTGGGAGCGGTGCTGGGCGACGGGCGGTCGGCCGGCTCCCCGCTGCTCGTGGGCTCGGCCAAGACCAACGTGGGCCACCTGGAGGGCGCGGCGGGGATCACGGGACTGCTCAAGGCGGTGCTGAGCATCGCGCACCGGGAGCTCCCCCCGAGCCTGAACCACGAGACGCCCAACCCCGAGATCCCGCTGGACGGGCTGAACCTGCGGGTCCAGTGCGCTCTCGCGGCGTGGCCGGAGCGCGGGCGGCCGCCACTGGCCGGGGTGTCCGCCTTCGGCATGGGCGGGACCAACTGCCACCTGGTGCTGTCGGAGCCGCCGCCCCCCGGCCGCGGCGACCGGCCCTCGCCGGAGGACGACCGCGGCGCGGCCGACTCCGGCGCCCCGGCACCGCTCACGCTGCCGTGGGTCGTCTCCGGTAGGAGCGAGGCCGCGCTGCGTGAGCAGGCCGGGCGGTTGCGCGCCCTCGTGGCGGCCGATCCCGGCCTGCGGCCGGTGGACGTGGGTTTTTCGCTGGCCACCACCCGTTCTCACTTCGAGCACCGCGCGGTTGTGCTGGCTGAGGATCGGGCCGGTTTCGCCGACGGCCTGGACGCGATCGCGTCCGGTGTCCCGGCGCCCGGTGCGGTCCTGGGGGAGGTCGGAGTCGGCGGCGCGGATCCCGGCAAGGTCGTGTTCGTGTTTCCGGGGCAGGGGTCGCAGTGGGTGGGGATGGGGGTGGAGTTGCTGGGGTCGTCGCCGGTGTTCGCGGAGTGGATGGCGGCGTGTGCGGATGTGTTGGCGCCGTATGTGGACTGGTCTTTGGTGGATGTGCTGCGGGGGGAGCGCGGTGCGCCGTCGTTGGATCGGGTGGATGTGGTGCAGCCGGTGTTGTGGGCGGTGATGGTGTCGTTGGCCGGGGTGTGGCGGTCGTGGGGGGTGGAGCCTGCCGCTGTGGTGGGGTATTCGCAGGGGGAGGTCGCCGCGGCGTGTGTGGCGGGGGCGCTGTCGCTGGAGGACGGGGCGAAGGTGACCGCGCTGTTCGAGCGGGGGGGGCCGCGCGGCCGCTGCCGGTCACCACCTGGGACGTGCGGCGCGCTTCTGAGGCTTTCCGTCATCTTCAGCGGGCTCGGCATGTGGGCAAGGTGGTGCTGA
- a CDS encoding styrene monooxygenase/indole monooxygenase family protein: MRKILIVGAGQSGLHLAHSLLSHGYDVTLITGQTSTEIRTGRPSIAQLTFPTVLEYEREQHLDFWSAAAPQIEKFKIHLYPSGEPPLVLQGRTGGEGRYTQSVDRRVKIADWLEYFEDRGGKVVIHGVTVTDLDYFSRMFDLIVVAVGHGELGALFDSDTSRFSGARGRVIAQANVYDVAADPVEDEDIGWAASAADGGNIIFPPVLTPQGPCHSLVMVEKRGGPMDAWPEKLKPEDQLHRMKELLRAYAPDYYERCKDALLVDGRSTLRERLIPQVRNPVGVLPSGGLVLGIADVVITMDPFSGQGWNNSTRCAMSYLGGILERGDRPFDREFLEGMFERFWEYGHPVQLWAEALSTMWDTGLPDHFQEVLAGALEYAEVGDRWIQGWDYPPDYANWLFDPALAREYLAKVRASHGS, from the coding sequence ATGCGCAAGATCCTCATCGTCGGTGCAGGGCAGTCGGGCCTCCATCTGGCCCACAGCCTGCTGAGCCACGGATACGACGTCACCTTGATCACCGGGCAGACCTCCACCGAAATCCGCACCGGACGGCCCTCGATCGCCCAGCTCACGTTCCCGACCGTGCTGGAGTACGAGCGCGAGCAGCACCTCGACTTCTGGAGCGCCGCGGCACCGCAGATCGAGAAGTTCAAGATTCACCTCTATCCTTCGGGGGAGCCTCCCCTGGTCCTGCAGGGCAGGACCGGCGGCGAAGGGCGCTACACCCAGTCGGTCGACCGCCGGGTCAAGATCGCCGACTGGCTGGAGTACTTCGAGGACCGCGGCGGCAAGGTCGTCATCCACGGCGTCACGGTCACCGACCTCGACTACTTCTCCCGGATGTTCGACCTCATCGTCGTCGCGGTGGGACACGGGGAGCTGGGGGCCCTGTTCGACTCCGACACGAGCCGCTTCAGCGGCGCGCGCGGGCGGGTGATCGCACAGGCCAACGTCTACGACGTCGCCGCCGACCCCGTGGAGGACGAGGACATCGGCTGGGCGGCCTCCGCGGCCGACGGCGGCAACATCATCTTCCCCCCGGTCCTCACCCCGCAGGGGCCCTGCCACTCCCTGGTCATGGTCGAGAAGCGGGGCGGTCCGATGGACGCCTGGCCGGAGAAGCTCAAACCGGAGGACCAGCTGCACCGGATGAAGGAGCTGCTCCGGGCCTACGCGCCGGACTACTACGAGCGCTGCAAGGACGCGCTGCTGGTCGACGGCCGCAGCACGCTGAGGGAGCGGCTCATCCCGCAGGTGCGCAATCCGGTGGGGGTGCTGCCCTCGGGCGGACTCGTCCTGGGCATCGCCGATGTCGTCATCACGATGGACCCCTTCAGCGGGCAGGGCTGGAACAACTCCACCCGATGCGCGATGAGCTACCTGGGCGGCATCCTCGAGCGCGGCGACCGGCCCTTCGACCGGGAGTTCCTGGAGGGCATGTTCGAGAGGTTCTGGGAGTACGGGCACCCGGTGCAGCTCTGGGCGGAGGCGCTCTCCACGATGTGGGACACCGGGCTCCCCGACCACTTCCAGGAGGTGCTCGCCGGCGCCTTGGAGTACGCGGAGGTCGGCGACCGCTGGATCCAGGGGTGGGACTACCCGCCGGACTACGCGAACTGGCTCTTCGACCCCGCCCTGGCGCGGGAGTACCTGGCCAAGGTCAGAGCCTCGCACGGTTCGTGA
- a CDS encoding GTP-binding protein — MVSNDFSSDTRSKTSTKIVIAGGFGAGKTTLVGSVSEIPPVTTEAVMTEASVDHDDTTGTPDKTTTTVAMDFGRITVDERLIMYLFGTPGQSRFWFMWDDLVRGAVGAVVVVDCRRLIDSFDAVDYFETNRRVPYVVALNRFDDQLHYTADEVREALEIGRGVPVVDFDARRRPSTGAVLKTLLRYALDSDRDAQPVG, encoded by the coding sequence GTGGTCTCGAACGACTTTTCCAGTGACACCAGGTCGAAGACCTCGACCAAGATCGTCATCGCGGGCGGTTTCGGCGCGGGGAAGACGACCCTGGTCGGTTCCGTCTCCGAGATCCCCCCGGTGACCACCGAGGCGGTCATGACCGAGGCGAGCGTCGACCACGACGACACGACCGGGACCCCGGACAAGACGACCACCACGGTCGCCATGGACTTCGGCCGCATAACCGTCGACGAGCGGCTCATCATGTACCTCTTCGGCACGCCGGGGCAGTCGCGGTTCTGGTTCATGTGGGACGACCTGGTCCGCGGCGCCGTCGGCGCCGTCGTGGTGGTGGACTGCCGCAGGCTCATCGACAGCTTCGACGCGGTCGACTACTTCGAGACGAACCGCCGCGTCCCCTACGTCGTGGCGCTGAACAGGTTCGACGACCAGCTCCACTACACCGCGGACGAGGTCCGCGAGGCGCTGGAGATCGGCCGGGGAGTCCCCGTCGTCGACTTCGACGCCCGGCGGCGCCCCTCCACGGGCGCGGTGCTCAAGACGCTGCTGCGCTACGCCCTGGACAGCGACAGGGACGCCCAGCCCGTCGGTTGA
- a CDS encoding DUF742 domain-containing protein, translating to MLQTLVSTMDPSGGPPQNLMPESQDICLLCRESGSVAEISAKLRIPVGVVQVLLSDLADQGLVYIHPTITGNSPADNRVLERALRGLERLFQ from the coding sequence ATGCTGCAGACGCTCGTCTCCACCATGGATCCGAGCGGCGGCCCGCCGCAGAACCTGATGCCCGAATCGCAGGACATCTGCCTGCTGTGCCGGGAGTCCGGTTCCGTCGCCGAGATATCGGCGAAGCTGCGAATCCCCGTGGGCGTCGTCCAGGTGCTGCTGAGCGACCTCGCGGACCAGGGCCTCGTCTACATCCATCCGACCATCACCGGCAACAGCCCGGCGGACAACCGGGTTCTCGAGAGGGCGCTCCGTGGTCTCGAACGACTTTTCCAGTGA
- a CDS encoding roadblock/LC7 domain-containing protein gives MNNQLSEDAKNFTWLISNFVGDVHGVEHAIVVSSDGLLLASSDGFPAEHAEQLAAIASGLHSLAVGGAKLFAKAECEQLIVRMRHGHLFVMSISDGSCLAVLTSVDADMKVVAYQMTRLVENAAHALTPQLRSQLREVLGN, from the coding sequence ATGAACAACCAGTTGAGTGAGGACGCGAAGAACTTCACCTGGCTCATCTCCAACTTCGTTGGCGACGTGCACGGGGTCGAACACGCGATCGTGGTCTCCTCCGACGGACTACTCCTGGCCTCCTCCGACGGCTTCCCCGCGGAGCACGCCGAACAGCTCGCGGCGATCGCCAGCGGACTGCACAGCCTCGCCGTGGGCGGCGCCAAGCTGTTCGCCAAGGCGGAGTGCGAGCAGCTCATCGTCCGCATGAGACACGGCCACCTGTTCGTGATGTCGATCAGCGACGGCTCGTGCCTCGCGGTGCTCACCTCCGTCGACGCGGACATGAAGGTCGTCGCCTACCAGATGACGCGGCTCGTGGAGAACGCGGCCCACGCGCTCACGCCGCAACTCCGCTCCCAGCTCCGCGAAGTGCTCGGGAACTGA